The proteins below are encoded in one region of Triticum aestivum cultivar Chinese Spring chromosome 1B, IWGSC CS RefSeq v2.1, whole genome shotgun sequence:
- the LOC123141207 gene encoding anthocyanidin 5,3-O-glucosyltransferase, translating into MAASAKTFVLYPSLGVGHLIPMVELAKHLLRRGHSAVVAVVDPPDGDAASAAAVARLAAANLSIAFRLLAVPPSPDPAAHPVRRAHDTLRLANPALRAFLRALPAPADALLLDMFCVDALDVAADLALPAYFFFASAASDLAVFLNLPFLYPGLPSFRDMGDALVRCPGMPPIRAVDMLVTVQDKESDLTKVRLYQFKRIAESRGVLVNSFDWLEPTARKALADGVCVPDRPTPRIYCIGPLVNSGDASAGGEKRHECLAWLDAQPEKSVVFLCFGSKGAFSAAQLKEIARGLESSGHRFLWAVRSPPEEQREFPEPDLGRLLPAGFLERTRGRGMVVKNWVPQAEVVRHEAVGAFMTHCGWNSALEAIMSGLPMVCWPLYAEQAQNKVIMVEEMKIAVALEGYEKGTVKAEEIDAKLRLVMETEEGRKLREMLAAARKMASDAIGDGGSSEVAFAEFLRDLESSSMENEGCNN; encoded by the coding sequence ATGGCAGCGTCGGCAAAGACCTTCGTGCTCTACCCCTCGCTGGGCGTCGGCCACCTCATCCCCATGGTGGAGCTGGCCAAGCACCTGCTCCGCCGCGGCCATAgcgccgtcgtcgccgtcgtcgaccCGCCGGACGGCGACGCCGCCTCGGCCGCCGCGGTGGCCCGCCTCGCCGCGGCCAACCTTTCCATCGCCTTCCGCCTCCTCGCGGTCCCTCCCAGCCCGGACCCCGCCGCGCACCCGGTCAGGCGCGCCCACGACACGCTCCGCCTCGCCAACCCCGCGCTCCGGGCCTTCCTGCGCGCGCTGCCGGCCCCCGCCGACGCGCTCCTGCTCGACATGTTCTGCGTCGACGCGCTCGACGTCGCCGCCGACCTCGCCCTCCCCGCCTACTTCTTCTTCGCCTCCGCCGCCAGCGACCTCGCCGTCTTTCTCAACTTGCCGTTCCTCTACCCCGGCCTGCCGTCCTTCAGGGACATGGGCGACGCGCTCGTGCGCTGCCCCGGCATGCCGCCGATCCGCGCGGTTGACATGCTGGTCACGGTGCAGGACAAGGAGAGCGACCTCACCAAGGTCCGGCTGTACCAGTTCAAGCGCATCGCGGAGTCGAGGGGCGTGCTGGTCAACAGCTTCGACTGGCTGGAGCCCACGGCCCGGAAAGCGCTCGCCGACGGCGTCTGCGTGCCCGACCGGCCGACGCCGAGGATCTACTGTATCGGGCCATTGGTCAACAGCGGCGACGCGAGCGCAGGCGGCGAGAAGCGGCACGAATGCCTCGCGTGGCTCGACGCGCAGCCGGAGAAGAGCGTCGTGTTCCTCTGCTTCGGCAGCAAGGGCGCGTTCTCGGCGGCGCAGCTGAAGGAGATTGCTCGCGGGCTAGAGAGCTCCGGGCACCGGTTCCTGTGGGCGGTGAGGAGCCCGCCGGAGGAACAGAGGGAGTTCCCCGAGCCGGACCTCGGGCGGCTGCTCCCGGCTGGCTTCTTGGAGAGGACGAGAGGCAGGGGCATGGTGGTAAAGAACTGGGTGCCGCAGGCGGAAGTGGTGCGGCACGAGGCGGTCGGCGCCTTCATGacgcactgcgggtggaactcCGCGCTGGAGGCGATCATGTCCGGGCTGCCGATGGTATGCTGGCCACTCTACGCCGAGCAGGCGCAAAACAAGGTGATCATGGTGGAGGAGATGAAGATCGCCGTGGCGTTGGAGGGTTACGAGAAGGGGACGGTGAAGGCGGAGGAGATTGACGCCAAGCTGAGGCTGGTGATGGAGACGGAGGAAGGGAGGAAGCTCAGGGAGATGCTTGCGGCGGCGAGGAAGATGGCGTCGGACGCGATCGGCGACGGCGGGTCTTCGGAAGTGGCATTTGCCGAGTTCTTGAGAGATTTGGAGAGCAGCAGCATGGAGAACGAAGGATGCAACAATTGA